A part of Mustela erminea isolate mMusErm1 chromosome 9, mMusErm1.Pri, whole genome shotgun sequence genomic DNA contains:
- the LOC116599539 gene encoding olfactory receptor 5B17-like produces the protein MKNNTEVKEFILLGLTNAPELQGPLFLMFTLIYLVTLIGNLGMIMLILLDSRLHIPMYFFLSNLSLVDFCYSSTVTPKVMAGLLIGDKVISYNACAVQMFFFVFFATVENYLLAAMAFDRYAAVCKPLHYTTTMTTGVCARLAIGSYVFAFLTAAIDIRDTFSLSFCMSNVVHHFFCDIPAVMTLTCSDKDINELILMLISSFNIFFALLIILISYMFIFITVLKIQSGEGYQKALSTCAFHLVAVSLFYGTVIVMYLQPSSHHSMDTDKIASVFYTMVIPMLNPIVYSLRNKEVKNAIKKSFEKTRYSSGLIF, from the coding sequence ATGAAGAATAACACAGAGGTGAAAGAATTCATCCTGCTGGGACTAACCAATGCCCCAGAGTTGCAGGGTCCTCTCTTTCTAATGTTTACCCTTATCTACCTCGTCACTCTGATTGGGAACCTGGGGATGATCATGCTGATCCTGCTGGACTCTCGTCTGCACAttcccatgtacttcttcctcagtaACCTGTCTCTGGTGGACTTTTGTTACTCCTCAACAGTCACTCCCAAGGTCATGGCTGGATTACTTATAGGAGACAAGGTCATCTCCTACAATGCATGTGCTGTGCAGATGttcttttttgtattctttgcaaCTGTGGAAAACTACCTCTTAGCTGCAATGGCTTTTGACCGCTATGCAGCAGTGTGTAAACCCCTCCATTACACCACCACCATGACGACAGGTGTGTGTGCTCGTCTGGCCATAGGCTCTTACGTCTTTGCTTTTCTAACTGCTGCTATTGATATTAGAGATACATtcagtctctctttctgtatGTCCAATGTGGTCCATCATTTTTTCTGTGATATTCCAGCAGTCATGACTCTGACTTgctcagacaaagacattaatGAGTTGATTCTCATGCTTATTTCAAGCTTTAATATCTTTTTTGCCCTTCTTATAATCTTGATTTCCTACATGTTCATATTTATCACTGTTTTGAAGATACAGTCAGGTGAGGGATACCAGAAGGCTTTGTCTACCTGTGCTTTTCATCTTGTTGCAGTTTCCTTGTTTTATGGGACAGTCATTGTCATGTACTTACAACCAAGTTCCCATCATTCCATGGACACAGACAAAATTGCATCTGTGTTCTATACTATGGTCATCCCAATGCTGAACCCTATTGTGTATAGCTTGAGGAACAAAGAGGTCAAGAATGCTATAAAGAAGAGTTTTGAGAAGACAAGATATTCTTCAGGATTAATCTTCTAG